In a single window of the Prinia subflava isolate CZ2003 ecotype Zambia chromosome 3, Cam_Psub_1.2, whole genome shotgun sequence genome:
- the LOC134548394 gene encoding interferon-induced GTP-binding protein Mx-like isoform X2, with protein MDKKTAAFKQPSEKTKNTPKKDGFLFSVVKPFPEAATVPLPPDPEEADVASENTFVKGPNCKQKDLEEKFFTEEDKAAEHTLYNQYEEKIRPCIDLVDSLRALGIEKDLSLPAIAVIGDQSSGKSSVLEALSGVALPRGNGIVTRCPLELKLKRLPEGQAWQGKISYQNVIQNLQSASDVDGAIRLAQDIVAGPRGAISGELISLEIRSPDVPDLTLIDLPGIARVAVGDQPKDIGDQIKKLLRRMIGCKETVNLVVVPCNVDIATTEALKMAQEVDPTGERTIGILTKPDLVDRGTEKAVVKILQNRVIPLKKGYMIVKCRGQQDIHDKLTLAAAIQQERQFFENHKHFRALLEEGKATIPHLAEKLTNELVQHIIKTMPALESQIRDTLHKALQDLHRYNRGTPQTESEKLFFLADLIKFFNQDISRSTRGEEQLLGDEVRLFTRIRKEFRSWGVILLECAARAKTTVPGRVWKYEDHYRGREFPGFSNYRTFEDIIKEQIRELEEPAMVIVNNVMKLVEEKFMELANKNFSNFHNLNRAAKVKIEDIREKQAAEAERHVRAQFKMESIVYCQDDLYIGDLNAVKAEGVSLGRDGQFPASKEPSVVAEMLSHTNAYFSGASKRLSNQIPLIILSTVLQDFGDHLQTSMLQLLQDKEKLNFLLDEDTEAAKTRNYLSQRVDRLTKACQYLRDFSSL; from the exons ATGGATAAAAAGACAGCAGCATTCAAACAACCTTCTGAAAAgaccaaaaacaccccaaagaaagatgggtttttattttctgtagtaAAACCATTTCCAGAAGCTGCTACAGTGCCTCTCCCACCAGATCCAGAAGAAGCTGATGTGGCATCAGAGAACACATTTGTGAAAGGACCCAACTGCAAACAGAAGGACTTGGAGgaaaagtttttcacagaggAGGACAAA GCTGCAGAACACACCTTGTACAACCAATATGAGGAGAAGATCCGACCCTGCATTGATCTTGTTGACAGCCTGAGAGCTCTTGGAATAGAAAAGGATCTTTCCTTGCCTGCAATTGCAGTGATTGGAGACCAGAGCTCTGGGAAAAGTTCTGTCCTCGAAGCCCTGTCTGGTGTTGCTCTCCCCAGGGGCAATG GTATTGTCACTCGGTGTCCCTTGGAGCTCAAGCTCAAGAGGTTGCCTGAAGGCCAGGCGTGGCAAGGGAAGATCTCCTACCAAAATGTGATCCAGAACCTCCAGAGCGCCTCTGATGTGGACGGAGCCATCAGGCTGG CCCAGGACATCGTGGCTGGTCCTAGAGGTGCCATTAGTGGGGAGTTAATTTCCCTGGAAATTCGGTCCCCTGATGTCCCAGACCTGACACTGATTGATCTCCCTGGAATTGCCAGGGTGGCCGTGGGGGACCAGCCAAAAGACATCGGGGACCAG ATCAAAAAGCTGCTTAGAAGAATGATTGGCTGCAAAGAGACAGTGAATTTGGTAGTGGTGCCATGTAACGTGGATATTGCAACAACAGAAGCATTGAAAATGGCTCAAGAGGTGGACCCCACTGGAGAAAGGACAATAG GAATCCTCACAAAACCTGACCTGGTGGACAGGGGGACTGAAAAGGCTGTCGTGAAAATACTGCAAAACAGGGTGATCCCCCTCAAGAAAGGCTACATGATTGTGAAGTGCCGTGGGCAGCAGGACATCCACGACAAACTGACCTTGGCTGCTGCAATCCAGCAGGAGAGACAGTTCTTTGAGAATCACAAACATTTCAG GGCTCTTTTGGAAGAAGGAAAGGCCACTATCCCCCATCTGGCAGAGAAGCTCACAAATGAACTTGTGCAACACATTATT AAAACAATGCCAGCGCTGGAGAGCCAAATCCGTGACACCCTCCATAAAGCATTACAGGATCTGCACAGGTACAACAGAGGCACTCCCCAAACAGAGTCTGAGAAGCTGTTTTTCCTCGCAGAT CTGATCAAGTTCTTTAACCAAGACATCTCTCGGAGCACGcggggagaggagcagctgctgggagacGAGGTCAGGCTGTTCACCAGGATCCGCAAGGAATTCCGCTCGTGGGGCGTGATTCTCCTGGAGTGTGCTGCCAGGG CTAAAACAACTGTCCCAGGCAGAGTGTGGAAATACGAAGACCATTACCGTGGGCGGGAGTTCCCAGGCTTCAGCAACTACAGGACCTTTGAGGACATCATAAAAGAGCAGATCAGGGAGTTGGAGGAGCCAGCGATGGTGATCGTGAACAACGTGATGA AGCTGGTTGAAGAGAAATTTATGGAACTCGCTAATAagaatttttctaattttcacaATCTAAACAGAGCTGCCAAG GTGAAAATTGAAGACATTAGAGAGAAACaagcagcagaggctgaaaGACACGTTCGGGCACAGTTTAAAATGGAGAGCATCGTGTACTGCCAGGATGACCTTTACATTGGTGATCTGAATGCTGTTAAGGCAGAAGGCGTGTCCctggggagggatgggcagTTTCCTGCTTCAAAGGAGCCCTCTGTTGTCGCAGAGATGCTTTCTCACACCAACGCCTATTTCTCT GGAGCAAGTAAACGCCTCTCCAATCAGATACCTCTGATCATCCTGTCTACTGTCCTTCAAGACTTTGGAGACCACCTGCAGACCTCAATGCTGCAACTTTTACAAGACAAAGAGAAGTTAAACTTTCTCCTTGACGAGGACACTGAAGCTGCTAAAACCAGGAATTACCTCAGCCAAAGAGTTGATCGTCTCACCAAAGCCTGCCAGTACCTGAGAGACTTCAGCTCGTTGTAA
- the LOC134548394 gene encoding interferon-induced GTP-binding protein Mx-like isoform X1, protein MDKKTAAFKQPSEKTKNTPKKDGFLFSVVKPFPEAATVPLPPDPEEADVASENTFVKGPNCKQKDLEEKFFTEEDKQAAEHTLYNQYEEKIRPCIDLVDSLRALGIEKDLSLPAIAVIGDQSSGKSSVLEALSGVALPRGNGIVTRCPLELKLKRLPEGQAWQGKISYQNVIQNLQSASDVDGAIRLAQDIVAGPRGAISGELISLEIRSPDVPDLTLIDLPGIARVAVGDQPKDIGDQIKKLLRRMIGCKETVNLVVVPCNVDIATTEALKMAQEVDPTGERTIGILTKPDLVDRGTEKAVVKILQNRVIPLKKGYMIVKCRGQQDIHDKLTLAAAIQQERQFFENHKHFRALLEEGKATIPHLAEKLTNELVQHIIKTMPALESQIRDTLHKALQDLHRYNRGTPQTESEKLFFLADLIKFFNQDISRSTRGEEQLLGDEVRLFTRIRKEFRSWGVILLECAARAKTTVPGRVWKYEDHYRGREFPGFSNYRTFEDIIKEQIRELEEPAMVIVNNVMKLVEEKFMELANKNFSNFHNLNRAAKVKIEDIREKQAAEAERHVRAQFKMESIVYCQDDLYIGDLNAVKAEGVSLGRDGQFPASKEPSVVAEMLSHTNAYFSGASKRLSNQIPLIILSTVLQDFGDHLQTSMLQLLQDKEKLNFLLDEDTEAAKTRNYLSQRVDRLTKACQYLRDFSSL, encoded by the exons ATGGATAAAAAGACAGCAGCATTCAAACAACCTTCTGAAAAgaccaaaaacaccccaaagaaagatgggtttttattttctgtagtaAAACCATTTCCAGAAGCTGCTACAGTGCCTCTCCCACCAGATCCAGAAGAAGCTGATGTGGCATCAGAGAACACATTTGTGAAAGGACCCAACTGCAAACAGAAGGACTTGGAGgaaaagtttttcacagaggAGGACAAA CAGGCTGCAGAACACACCTTGTACAACCAATATGAGGAGAAGATCCGACCCTGCATTGATCTTGTTGACAGCCTGAGAGCTCTTGGAATAGAAAAGGATCTTTCCTTGCCTGCAATTGCAGTGATTGGAGACCAGAGCTCTGGGAAAAGTTCTGTCCTCGAAGCCCTGTCTGGTGTTGCTCTCCCCAGGGGCAATG GTATTGTCACTCGGTGTCCCTTGGAGCTCAAGCTCAAGAGGTTGCCTGAAGGCCAGGCGTGGCAAGGGAAGATCTCCTACCAAAATGTGATCCAGAACCTCCAGAGCGCCTCTGATGTGGACGGAGCCATCAGGCTGG CCCAGGACATCGTGGCTGGTCCTAGAGGTGCCATTAGTGGGGAGTTAATTTCCCTGGAAATTCGGTCCCCTGATGTCCCAGACCTGACACTGATTGATCTCCCTGGAATTGCCAGGGTGGCCGTGGGGGACCAGCCAAAAGACATCGGGGACCAG ATCAAAAAGCTGCTTAGAAGAATGATTGGCTGCAAAGAGACAGTGAATTTGGTAGTGGTGCCATGTAACGTGGATATTGCAACAACAGAAGCATTGAAAATGGCTCAAGAGGTGGACCCCACTGGAGAAAGGACAATAG GAATCCTCACAAAACCTGACCTGGTGGACAGGGGGACTGAAAAGGCTGTCGTGAAAATACTGCAAAACAGGGTGATCCCCCTCAAGAAAGGCTACATGATTGTGAAGTGCCGTGGGCAGCAGGACATCCACGACAAACTGACCTTGGCTGCTGCAATCCAGCAGGAGAGACAGTTCTTTGAGAATCACAAACATTTCAG GGCTCTTTTGGAAGAAGGAAAGGCCACTATCCCCCATCTGGCAGAGAAGCTCACAAATGAACTTGTGCAACACATTATT AAAACAATGCCAGCGCTGGAGAGCCAAATCCGTGACACCCTCCATAAAGCATTACAGGATCTGCACAGGTACAACAGAGGCACTCCCCAAACAGAGTCTGAGAAGCTGTTTTTCCTCGCAGAT CTGATCAAGTTCTTTAACCAAGACATCTCTCGGAGCACGcggggagaggagcagctgctgggagacGAGGTCAGGCTGTTCACCAGGATCCGCAAGGAATTCCGCTCGTGGGGCGTGATTCTCCTGGAGTGTGCTGCCAGGG CTAAAACAACTGTCCCAGGCAGAGTGTGGAAATACGAAGACCATTACCGTGGGCGGGAGTTCCCAGGCTTCAGCAACTACAGGACCTTTGAGGACATCATAAAAGAGCAGATCAGGGAGTTGGAGGAGCCAGCGATGGTGATCGTGAACAACGTGATGA AGCTGGTTGAAGAGAAATTTATGGAACTCGCTAATAagaatttttctaattttcacaATCTAAACAGAGCTGCCAAG GTGAAAATTGAAGACATTAGAGAGAAACaagcagcagaggctgaaaGACACGTTCGGGCACAGTTTAAAATGGAGAGCATCGTGTACTGCCAGGATGACCTTTACATTGGTGATCTGAATGCTGTTAAGGCAGAAGGCGTGTCCctggggagggatgggcagTTTCCTGCTTCAAAGGAGCCCTCTGTTGTCGCAGAGATGCTTTCTCACACCAACGCCTATTTCTCT GGAGCAAGTAAACGCCTCTCCAATCAGATACCTCTGATCATCCTGTCTACTGTCCTTCAAGACTTTGGAGACCACCTGCAGACCTCAATGCTGCAACTTTTACAAGACAAAGAGAAGTTAAACTTTCTCCTTGACGAGGACACTGAAGCTGCTAAAACCAGGAATTACCTCAGCCAAAGAGTTGATCGTCTCACCAAAGCCTGCCAGTACCTGAGAGACTTCAGCTCGTTGTAA
- the FAM3B gene encoding protein FAM3B isoform X2 — protein sequence MGYLRNKGNRELLKAILRLSVFLLMSLVAWHLGCFFAAHVPQNAISLAALQEIGKKPVLRAPAPKRQKCDHWSPCPPGNFAYRILSGGGKGKRAKICFEDEQLVSEWNDEVGSGINIAIVNYKTGKLRATNFFEMWTGDHSQQMMDFIRRAPPGSLILMATHDDGSSRLKNEAKILVEELGSKEIKNIKFRSSWVFLAAKGFKLPDNIEKEKINHSDKKRNRYNGWPAEIQIEGCIPRNLI from the exons ATGGGATACCTGAGGAACAAGGGAAACCGGGAGCTGCTGAAAG CTATTCTGAGATTATCTGTATTCCTGTTGATGTCCTTGGTTGCTTGGCACTTGGGATGCTTTTTTGCTGCTCATGTACCCCAAAATGCAATATCTTTGGCTGCACTTCAAGAGATTGGAAAGAAACCAGTGTTGAGGG ccccagcccccaaAAGGCAGAAGTGTGACCACTggtctccctgccctcctgggaACTTCGCCTATCGCATCCTCAGTGGCGGTGGCAAAGGGAAGAGGGCTAAAATTTGTTTTGAGGATGAGCA GCTTGTAAGTGAATGGAATGATGAAGTTGGAAGTGGTATAAACATTGCCATTGTGAATt ataAAACAGGAAAACTCAGGGCGACaaatttttttgaaatgtgGACAGGAG ACCACTCCCAGCAGATGATGGATTTCATCAGGAGAGCACCACCAGGGTCCCTCATCCTGATGGCCACTCACGACgatggcagcagcag GCTGAAAAATGAAGCCAAAATCTTAGTAGAAGAACTGGGAAGTAAAGAAATCAAGAATATAAAGTTCAGATCGAGTTGGGTTTTTCTAGCTGCCAAAGGCTTCAAGCTGCCAGATAATATCGAGAAAGAAAAG ataaaCCACTCTGACAAGAAGAGGAACAGATACAACGGCTGGCCAGCTGAAATCCAAATAGAAGGCTGTATCCCAAGAAATCTGATCTGA
- the FAM3B gene encoding protein FAM3B isoform X3 produces the protein MKLSRRSILRLSVFLLMSLVAWHLGCFFAAHVPQNAISLAALQEIGKKPVLRAPAPKRQKCDHWSPCPPGNFAYRILSGGGKGKRAKICFEDEQLVSEWNDEVGSGINIAIVNYKTGKLRATNFFEMWTGDHSQQMMDFIRRAPPGSLILMATHDDGSSRLKNEAKILVEELGSKEIKNIKFRSSWVFLAAKGFKLPDNIEKEKINHSDKKRNRYNGWPAEIQIEGCIPRNLI, from the exons ATGAAGCTGAGCCGCCGCT CTATTCTGAGATTATCTGTATTCCTGTTGATGTCCTTGGTTGCTTGGCACTTGGGATGCTTTTTTGCTGCTCATGTACCCCAAAATGCAATATCTTTGGCTGCACTTCAAGAGATTGGAAAGAAACCAGTGTTGAGGG ccccagcccccaaAAGGCAGAAGTGTGACCACTggtctccctgccctcctgggaACTTCGCCTATCGCATCCTCAGTGGCGGTGGCAAAGGGAAGAGGGCTAAAATTTGTTTTGAGGATGAGCA GCTTGTAAGTGAATGGAATGATGAAGTTGGAAGTGGTATAAACATTGCCATTGTGAATt ataAAACAGGAAAACTCAGGGCGACaaatttttttgaaatgtgGACAGGAG ACCACTCCCAGCAGATGATGGATTTCATCAGGAGAGCACCACCAGGGTCCCTCATCCTGATGGCCACTCACGACgatggcagcagcag GCTGAAAAATGAAGCCAAAATCTTAGTAGAAGAACTGGGAAGTAAAGAAATCAAGAATATAAAGTTCAGATCGAGTTGGGTTTTTCTAGCTGCCAAAGGCTTCAAGCTGCCAGATAATATCGAGAAAGAAAAG ataaaCCACTCTGACAAGAAGAGGAACAGATACAACGGCTGGCCAGCTGAAATCCAAATAGAAGGCTGTATCCCAAGAAATCTGATCTGA
- the FAM3B gene encoding protein FAM3B isoform X6, with product MKLSRRSPAPKRQKCDHWSPCPPGNFAYRILSGGGKGKRAKICFEDEQLVSEWNDEVGSGINIAIVNYKTGKLRATNFFEMWTGDHSQQMMDFIRRAPPGSLILMATHDDGSSRLKNEAKILVEELGSKEIKNIKFRSSWVFLAAKGFKLPDNIEKEKINHSDKKRNRYNGWPAEIQIEGCIPRNLI from the exons ATGAAGCTGAGCCGCCGCT ccccagcccccaaAAGGCAGAAGTGTGACCACTggtctccctgccctcctgggaACTTCGCCTATCGCATCCTCAGTGGCGGTGGCAAAGGGAAGAGGGCTAAAATTTGTTTTGAGGATGAGCA GCTTGTAAGTGAATGGAATGATGAAGTTGGAAGTGGTATAAACATTGCCATTGTGAATt ataAAACAGGAAAACTCAGGGCGACaaatttttttgaaatgtgGACAGGAG ACCACTCCCAGCAGATGATGGATTTCATCAGGAGAGCACCACCAGGGTCCCTCATCCTGATGGCCACTCACGACgatggcagcagcag GCTGAAAAATGAAGCCAAAATCTTAGTAGAAGAACTGGGAAGTAAAGAAATCAAGAATATAAAGTTCAGATCGAGTTGGGTTTTTCTAGCTGCCAAAGGCTTCAAGCTGCCAGATAATATCGAGAAAGAAAAG ataaaCCACTCTGACAAGAAGAGGAACAGATACAACGGCTGGCCAGCTGAAATCCAAATAGAAGGCTGTATCCCAAGAAATCTGATCTGA
- the FAM3B gene encoding protein FAM3B isoform X5, whose product MGYLRNKGNRELLKAPAPKRQKCDHWSPCPPGNFAYRILSGGGKGKRAKICFEDEQLVSEWNDEVGSGINIAIVNYKTGKLRATNFFEMWTGDHSQQMMDFIRRAPPGSLILMATHDDGSSRLKNEAKILVEELGSKEIKNIKFRSSWVFLAAKGFKLPDNIEKEKINHSDKKRNRYNGWPAEIQIEGCIPRNLI is encoded by the exons ATGGGATACCTGAGGAACAAGGGAAACCGGGAGCTGCTGAAAG ccccagcccccaaAAGGCAGAAGTGTGACCACTggtctccctgccctcctgggaACTTCGCCTATCGCATCCTCAGTGGCGGTGGCAAAGGGAAGAGGGCTAAAATTTGTTTTGAGGATGAGCA GCTTGTAAGTGAATGGAATGATGAAGTTGGAAGTGGTATAAACATTGCCATTGTGAATt ataAAACAGGAAAACTCAGGGCGACaaatttttttgaaatgtgGACAGGAG ACCACTCCCAGCAGATGATGGATTTCATCAGGAGAGCACCACCAGGGTCCCTCATCCTGATGGCCACTCACGACgatggcagcagcag GCTGAAAAATGAAGCCAAAATCTTAGTAGAAGAACTGGGAAGTAAAGAAATCAAGAATATAAAGTTCAGATCGAGTTGGGTTTTTCTAGCTGCCAAAGGCTTCAAGCTGCCAGATAATATCGAGAAAGAAAAG ataaaCCACTCTGACAAGAAGAGGAACAGATACAACGGCTGGCCAGCTGAAATCCAAATAGAAGGCTGTATCCCAAGAAATCTGATCTGA
- the FAM3B gene encoding protein FAM3B isoform X4 produces the protein MGYLRNKGNRELLKGGTAATGPEGMAGSCSGQAPAPKRQKCDHWSPCPPGNFAYRILSGGGKGKRAKICFEDEQLVSEWNDEVGSGINIAIVNYKTGKLRATNFFEMWTGDHSQQMMDFIRRAPPGSLILMATHDDGSSRLKNEAKILVEELGSKEIKNIKFRSSWVFLAAKGFKLPDNIEKEKINHSDKKRNRYNGWPAEIQIEGCIPRNLI, from the exons ATGGGATACCTGAGGAACAAGGGAAACCGGGAGCTGCTGAAAGGTGGGACTGCTGCTacaggacccgagggaatggcagggagctgctcagggcagg ccccagcccccaaAAGGCAGAAGTGTGACCACTggtctccctgccctcctgggaACTTCGCCTATCGCATCCTCAGTGGCGGTGGCAAAGGGAAGAGGGCTAAAATTTGTTTTGAGGATGAGCA GCTTGTAAGTGAATGGAATGATGAAGTTGGAAGTGGTATAAACATTGCCATTGTGAATt ataAAACAGGAAAACTCAGGGCGACaaatttttttgaaatgtgGACAGGAG ACCACTCCCAGCAGATGATGGATTTCATCAGGAGAGCACCACCAGGGTCCCTCATCCTGATGGCCACTCACGACgatggcagcagcag GCTGAAAAATGAAGCCAAAATCTTAGTAGAAGAACTGGGAAGTAAAGAAATCAAGAATATAAAGTTCAGATCGAGTTGGGTTTTTCTAGCTGCCAAAGGCTTCAAGCTGCCAGATAATATCGAGAAAGAAAAG ataaaCCACTCTGACAAGAAGAGGAACAGATACAACGGCTGGCCAGCTGAAATCCAAATAGAAGGCTGTATCCCAAGAAATCTGATCTGA
- the FAM3B gene encoding protein FAM3B isoform X1, which translates to MGYLRNKGNRELLKGGTAATGPEGMAGSCSGQAILRLSVFLLMSLVAWHLGCFFAAHVPQNAISLAALQEIGKKPVLRAPAPKRQKCDHWSPCPPGNFAYRILSGGGKGKRAKICFEDEQLVSEWNDEVGSGINIAIVNYKTGKLRATNFFEMWTGDHSQQMMDFIRRAPPGSLILMATHDDGSSRLKNEAKILVEELGSKEIKNIKFRSSWVFLAAKGFKLPDNIEKEKINHSDKKRNRYNGWPAEIQIEGCIPRNLI; encoded by the exons ATGGGATACCTGAGGAACAAGGGAAACCGGGAGCTGCTGAAAGGTGGGACTGCTGCTacaggacccgagggaatggcagggagctgctcagggcagg CTATTCTGAGATTATCTGTATTCCTGTTGATGTCCTTGGTTGCTTGGCACTTGGGATGCTTTTTTGCTGCTCATGTACCCCAAAATGCAATATCTTTGGCTGCACTTCAAGAGATTGGAAAGAAACCAGTGTTGAGGG ccccagcccccaaAAGGCAGAAGTGTGACCACTggtctccctgccctcctgggaACTTCGCCTATCGCATCCTCAGTGGCGGTGGCAAAGGGAAGAGGGCTAAAATTTGTTTTGAGGATGAGCA GCTTGTAAGTGAATGGAATGATGAAGTTGGAAGTGGTATAAACATTGCCATTGTGAATt ataAAACAGGAAAACTCAGGGCGACaaatttttttgaaatgtgGACAGGAG ACCACTCCCAGCAGATGATGGATTTCATCAGGAGAGCACCACCAGGGTCCCTCATCCTGATGGCCACTCACGACgatggcagcagcag GCTGAAAAATGAAGCCAAAATCTTAGTAGAAGAACTGGGAAGTAAAGAAATCAAGAATATAAAGTTCAGATCGAGTTGGGTTTTTCTAGCTGCCAAAGGCTTCAAGCTGCCAGATAATATCGAGAAAGAAAAG ataaaCCACTCTGACAAGAAGAGGAACAGATACAACGGCTGGCCAGCTGAAATCCAAATAGAAGGCTGTATCCCAAGAAATCTGATCTGA